CCCCTCCCAGTCCCAGTAAGTAAGAGGGAAGATCGGGAGGGCCAAATCCTACACCAGGGTCTATCTTAGGGAGGGAAGGGACctggctggggggagggggattCTGAGGAGTGAAACCACTTCCTGTGTAGCTAGTTCCTGTGTTGACAGAAACAGCAGAAGAggaggtggggtggagggagcagaGCCAGGGATTAGGGGGCCACTGAGGCTCTGGAGATGAGACTGCCAGGAGTCCTTCCCCACCATGAGCCCCCTCCACTCCTGCAGCTGGAGGAGTTTTTCCCAGTCTCGGTGCTCCCCTGGGGCGAGAGAGACTGAACAAGCTGTTTGGGTGGGAAAAAAGAGAATGGAGGAAGTTGACAGGGATGGGCGGGGCCCGTGGGGGGGCTGACCAGGAACCCAGCTTCCTGCTCAGTACCCAGGCATCCAGCCCCCAGCTCACCCCCACCCCTTCCAGCCCCCACTCCCCTCAGGAACCCAAGGTTCCGGCCCTCTCCCAAATCccagccacccctcccccaccagtTTCTCCCCTCCAGGGGATGGAGGCTGAGAGACCCCAGGAAGAAGAGGATGGTGAGCAGGTGAGCTGGGCACGGGGTTGGGGAGGCTGACACTGGGAAAGAAGGGAGGTGAGAGGACCTGGGGCAGAAATGTAGGCACACAGGGGCCTTGAAAGGCTTGGGCAAACTGAGGCAGGAACAGAGACACCCAGAGAGGAAACGGGCCACTGGCCTAGCCCCCTGTCCACTCCTCCCCGTTCAACCACCACTGCTTGACTAGAATGGACATATTTTGGCATCAGGGCCCCCCTCAGGATGAGGAAGGCTGGCCCCCTCCAAACTCCACCACTCGGCCTTGGCGATCTGCTCCTCCgtcccctcctcctccagggacCCGCCACACAGGTACCCTTACCCACCCAGGGAGAGCCCCGACCCTGGTGCCCACATCCTGACCCCATTACCAAGGCCCACTCCATTGTGggccctctccccacctcctccagaCTCCCCTTGGGATTCCCCATTGCACCCCCTCTCCTCTGATCCAAAGTCCCTAATCACGTCACCCTGTCCACACTCCCCCACAGCTCCTGTCTGCTAACCACTCTGGGTCTCTGAGCCCTCCacacccctctccccagccctgggACCCCGCTCGGCCTCCCTGCTCTCCCTGCAGACTGAGCTCCTTCTGGACCTGGTGGCTGAAGCCCAGTCCCGCCGCCTGGAGGAGCAGAGGGCCACCTTCTACACCCCCCAAAACCCCCCAAGCCTAGCCCCTGCCCCACTCCGTCCTCTCGAGGACAGAGAACAGCTTTACAGCACCATCCTCAGTCACCAGGTAAGACATCCCCCCAGGAGGCAAACCCAGGCCTCCTGGTCTCTTGGCCCCTGTTCTCTTTTGGGCTCTACTCCTGTTTCTCCCTAGGCACCCCATCGCCTTCACAGGTTTCCTATATGCCTCCCCATACCAACCCTTGATCCTCTCAAGAACCTCCTCCCCTCAGACCCTCACCAaagctctccctctccctccactccTCCAGTGCCAGCGGATGGAAGCCCAGCGGTCAGAGCCTCCCCTCCCTCCAGGGGGGCAAGAGCTCCTGGAGTTGCTGCTGAGAGTTCAGGGTGGGGGTCGGATGGAGGAGCAAAGGTCCCGgccccccacacacacctgcTGAGACTTGAGCCCCCAACCAGCCCTTCCTCGACACTGGTCTCAAAGCTGGGCAGCCCATTGCATGCCCTCAACCCTTGCTTGGCAGGGGTACCAGAGACTGAAAGACACAGCACAAATCTCAATATTCATCTCCCACATCACCTTCCTTGGGAACTGGACAGGGTTAAAGTCCTCAAACTCTGGGAACAGGCGAGGTGGAACGAGAATTTAACTCCCCCCCAACAGGTCCATGGGAGCTTCAGGCAGTAAGGGGGATCCCAGGCACCCATCTCAAAGAGTGGCTGGGAGTCTTTTCCCTAACTTGTGGGGACACCACCAATTGTCAAGCTACTAGGCACTAGGGTCTGAGGGCTCAGGCCTCCACCTGAGAGGTTATAACCTGAGAGACAGCTCCACCCTTCCTCCCAGTAAGAAGGGAAGGTGGGTGGGCACCTGAAAGATTAAGACTATTCTCCCAGTCCCACTACCAGCACCCCCCATCCCTGAGACTGAGGGGTTTACAGGCTGTGAATGGACCTTTAGCcctgcccaccctccctccccactgctgCTGAGTCTGTCTGATGTTTTGATTGTGTGAATAAATGTAATTCCCTCTGGACTGAAGACTGGTGTCTGGGGGGCCCAGGCGGGGTGAAAGGTAGGAAGGTGAGGCCAGAGGCCGCCTCTCTCCCCAGTCTGGCCAGAGGCCAGCTCCCCTCCCTGGCTGGTTAATTACTGGCTCATTAAGCAGCGGCTGGAGACCTCCCTAATTATCTCCCCCAGCCCCCCTCTCCTGGTTTTAATTAAGTAGAACAGGGAGGGGAGTCATTAGAACAAGAAATATGAACTGAGCTGCCGGTGAACCCAGGCATTCCAGCGGCCTGAGTCCGCATCGCCTAGATCCCTGATTCAGGACGCAGGTGGCAGACCCTCCCAGCCGCCAACACGGCCCCACTCCTAGGCCGCCGAAGTCCAGCCGGGGGCTTTCCCATATTTTTCAGATGGCCCGTCTcctcctctcatctcctcttccctctcccctcctccactcGGTCTCAGTTCCTCTGTTTCTGTGTCTCACTCTCCGCCCCCAGCTCCTCCCTgttcctcctctcttctcccctcctcttcctccccggctcccctcccccagcctccctccctcgctcccccccttctccctcctccctcctccctctctctcacacacacccccGCTTgggcctcctctctctctccggCTCCATTTTCTCCGCCGCCGGGGGCCGGGGTCTCCTGTGGGGGGCCCAGCCGGTACCCCAGGTCTCCCTTCAGTGCCGGGGTGAACCCCCGGGGGAGCCGGGAGCCGGGGGCAGACGGGCGGGGGTTGGGGCGGAGGGAGCAGCGGCCCCAGCGAGTTTGGGGGGAGAAGTAACCAGGCGGGGGGAGGGGCGGAGCAGGGAGGGGGCCTCAGGGCCCCCCCCCAGCTATGGACGAGCGGCTACTGGGGCCGCCCCCTCCAGGCGGGGGCCGGGGGGGCCTGGGATTGGTGGGTGGGGAGCCTGGGGGCCCTGGCGAGCCTCCCGGTGGCGGAGACCCCGGTGGGGGTAGCGGGGGGGTCCCGGGAGGCCGAGGGAAGCAAGACATCGGGGACATTCTGCAGCAGATAATGACCATCACCGACCAGAGCCTGGACGAGGCCCAGGCCAAGTGAGTGCCCCCACCCCGGGACCCCACACAGACCCAGCAAACCCCCTTCACATGCTCTGAATCTTCTGGGAGCCCCCCCAACTCCAGGGCCCTCTCCAGGATCCAACAGCTCTCTTCTCTCCTTATTCCTGGGAGCCCCTAGAAAAGTGATCCCTCTCAAACCTCCCTTCACCCCCAGGCCCTGAAACCTTCACAGAGGGAACCCCCGGTGGCCCCGCTCCCCACTCCTAACCTTTTGCTGACCCCCGCACTCCCCTGGAACAGCCCCATCTCCGGGAGCCCCCTCTGGCTCCCAGACTAAGAAACTGTTCTTGGGCTATGTTATCTTCTCTCCTAACTCTCCACCCAGCCCCCTCATTCTCTCCAGATGTGGAGacctccacaccctctccagagCCCCTAAAGCTCCTCTCCACTGCTCAGCCAGACACTAGGTGCATCAAAGCCTCCCACCTGCTCAGCCCCAGGACCCCTTCACACACCCTACACTGATCTCCCCAGTTAGCTCGGCACCCCCAGCCCCGCTCTGCCACCTCAAACTCTGACTCTTCCCAATCCCAGcctctgtctgtctccctctgaAACCTACCAAGTCACTTTCCTTCTCCATCCACTACCAGATTCCTCCTCATGCCTTTCTAGACCAGCTCCCAAAGCCCCCAGCCTTTAGCCTGCTGCCTGCATCTTCCCTGTGTCTCCTGAAGCCGAGCAGCTTCCCCATGCTCTGGGAGCTGATCTTTTCCCAAGAACtcccctccccaactcattccACCCCCAATCCGCTTCCTCCCTCCGCAGATTGACCCTCCTCCCTCCTTGTTCTCAGGCCCCCTGCTCTGTTTCTCTAGCTCCTCAACTTTTCTCTTTCCCCACTCCCACTCCTCCCAAGGAAACACGCCCTAAACTGCCACCGAATGAAGCCTGCTCTCTTTAGCGTCCTGTGTGAAATCAAGGAGAAAACCGGTATGTGGGCCCCCCGATTGCTCAACTCTGGGAACAGAACCCTGTTCATTATAGGACTAGAGTGTGACAACTTGGGGCCCTGAGGAAAGTGAGGAGTCAGGAGGACTGGGGAAGGAACCAAAGCCTGGGAACTTGGCTCTCCAGGAAGCACCAGGAGGACTGAGCACTGGGTATCGGGGTCTCTGGGTCCCTAAGTCCACTCGCCTGCACGCTAGGCCTCAGCATTCGGAGCTCCCAGGAGGAGGAGCCGGTGGACCCACAGCTGATGCGCTTGGACAACATGCTTCTGGCAGAGGGTGTGGCTGGGCCCGAGAAAGGGGGTggctcagcagcagcagctgcagctgctgcagcCTCTGGGGGCGGCGTGTCCCCTGACAACTCCATCGAACACTCGGACTATCGCAGCAAACTTGCCCAGATCCGTCACATATACCACTCGGAGCTGGAGAAGTATGAGCAGGTAAGGAGAGGAGGCttgggtgggtggagggaagggCTCTTGCAGGGGAATCCCATGGCCAAAGGGCTCCTCCTCACCAGCCCACTGGCCCCCACTACAGGCATGTAATGAGTTCACGACCCATGTCATGAACCTGCTGAGGGAGCAGAGCCGCACCAGGCCCGTGGCCCCCAAAGAGATGGAGCGCATGGTGAGCATCATCCATCGAAAGTTCAGTGCCATCCAGATGCAGCTGAAGCAGAGCACCTGTGAGGCCGTGATGATCCTGCGTTCCCGTTTCCTGGATGCCAGGTGGGCCCAGGGACCCCGGGCTGGCCCCCAGCACTGGGccccttcccattcctctccaagACCCTGAGCTGCCATGCTGCACAACATGGTACTCCATGACAATGGTGACTCTGGGGTCATGCCATGTGACAGCCCTGCCAGGACATCAACATCCTCCTCACcgctcttctccctcctctgtaGACGAAAGCGCCGTAACTTCAGCAAACAGGCCACTGAGGTCCTAAATGAGTATTTCTACTCCCACCTGAGTAACCCATATCCTAgtgaggaggccaaggaggagctTGCCAAGAAGTGTGGCATCACCGTGTCTCAGGTATTATGGAGGTTTCGGGAGGAGTTGTCAGGCAAAGTGCACACATCTCagctaggtgcagtggtgtgttcctgtaatcccagctactagggaggctgaagtgggaggatcacttgagttggagaccagcctgggcaacagcatagtgagaccaggaagcataaaaaaaaaatgctctcacTCGCATCTTATTCAGTGAAGGACTTCAGAGGCAAATGTTTCTACCCGACCCTCCTTTCTGCCCCACAGGTCTCCAACTGGTTTGGCAACAAGAGGATTCGCTATAAGAAAAATATCGGAAAGTTCCAAGAGGAGGCAAACATCTATGCTGTCAAGACCGCCGTGTCAGTCACCCAGGGGGGCCACAGCCGCACCAGCTCCCCGACACCCCCTTCCTCTGCAGGTGGATCCCACTGTCACCCCGGCTGTTTTGCACACTTCCTGCTTTTGTTCCCACTTCCTATCTAGGCAGGATCATAGCAGAGAGGGGGCCTTTTGGGGTGAGAGGGACCGAGCTGAGATAGGCTGGAGATGTCAGGGGACAGAGGCCATTCCAGTGAACTTAGTTCTGTCTTTCTTCCCACGGGTGGCCATGGAAGGCTAAAGAACAGCCTGCTCTTTCTGTGTGTTGGGATGTTATTTTGTGGATAATTGGAGTATAGTAGCATGTCCCCACAAGAGCTGAGAGTTGTGGTTCATCCCCTTTCTACCATCATGGGCTCTATTATACTCTTCCCTCTCTGCCCCCCCAAGGCTCTGGCGGCTCTTTCAATCTCTCAGGATCTGGAGACATGTTTCTGGGGATGCCTGGGCTCAACGGAGATTCCTATTCTGCTTCCCAGGTCAGATGCCCATCTCCTCTCGAGTAGGGCTTTCCCCAGCTCCATTCCCCCTGCTTTAGGATACAAGACCTCTTTCCTCTGATGCTTCTCTTCACTGTCATACCTTCCTCTGCTGCCTGCAGGTGGAATCACTCCGACACTCGATGGGGCCAGGGGGCTATGGGGATAACCTCGGGGGAGGCCAGATGTATAGCCCACGGGAAATGAGGGTGAGTGGATCCTGAAGCCCCTCTCTGTCCAGTTCTCACAGGACAGAGGGGCATTTTCCCTAGTGTTGTGCCCACACAGGGTTCCCAGGGCCTTCTCTGTTTTCTGTACTCTGTCTCTCCTTTCAGGCAAATGGCAGCTGGCAGGAGGCTGTGACCCCCTCTTCAGTGACATCCCCAACGGAGGGACCAGGGAGTGTTCACTCTGATACCTCCAACTGATCTTGCCCCTCAGGGTCACAGGGGTGGGGGCTCTCACAAGGCGACTCTCGAAGAGGACGCAGGCTTCCAGAGGACAAACCCCAATACAGGAGAAGCACAAGACAGAGAAGGGCCAATGGGGTCATCCCCTCCCTAACAAGCTCTGTGCTGGGGGTGCTAATTACATGGCAGGAAGAATGGGGCCTCTAAGGGGAGTGTGGGGTCTGTCTCTcccttttttccatctttttcctcTCCCGCTTGCTTTCTTACACAGAAACATACACATACCCAGAAACCTATTTCTCAGACCCCTTTTTCTcctgtgtctttctctctccctctcccacacctcacacacacatactcccacTTGCAActattctgtttctctctctgggcTCCCCGActttcccttccccaccccacttaTATGCTCTGGAATCTGTGGAGACGCCAGCCCTGCCCAATCAGAGATGCCAAAAATGGGGACATGACTTCTGGACAGAGGACATGGGCCACGCCCCCATgcatccccacccctgccctccagACGGCTTACTTACCTCATATGCAGCTCATCTTAAACCAATAGAATCGCTCGGTGGACGAGAGTGTCTGACTCAGATATCTACCTCGGAGGGAGTTTCTGCTACTTTAGGGAATTATTGACTGGGCTTTGGGGTTgaacgtttttcttttttttaaagaaagaaaaagaaaccctgggatccatctgtttttttgttgttgttgtttttgttattggtggtggtggtggtggtggtggtggttcttaatttttaatttagtttggggaagtagcttgtttttttttttataaatatgttgatttcttgtcttttttttttatttcttacgtTCCCATATTAGGGGTGATAAGCCAAAGGGGTCCTGGTAAGAGAAAGGGGGACAAACAGAACTGGTAAAGAGGCCGCCCTGGCTCCAGGCCTGTCCATCAGGAAGTAAATTTTACAGGGCACCAAGCTTTGCCCCCTAAAATCCCTTAGGTGTTCTTTGCTCATGCAGGCAGCTTTCTGCCGCATTTGATGTGGAGGCAGTGAAGGGCTTGCCCTGCTGGCCTCTCATCCCCCTTCTTCCCACAACCCTTGGGCAGGGCTGGACTCAGTAATTTTGAGGAAATCGAAGATGCCATCTTCCCCTGTGAGTGacatgtctttaatttttttaaaaactactattTGAAAATTGGAGGGGGAAGAATGGGAAGGGAGTTATTGCCAAATATGTTAAATATGGGTTGGGGTGCTTGTATATGTATCTTCCTCAATTTCCCCAGAAATGAGGTATCTTTTTGTCACACCAAAATCAAGGggtagggagagggaggaggttgCAAAAAGCCAGATGTGGGGGAAAAGTAACATCAACACTGTCCCATCCTCAGCCCTGAACCCTACCATCTGATCCCCTCAGACATTCTCAGGATTTTACAAGACTGTCAGAGTGGGGAACCCCTCCCGTTAAAGATCCGGGCAGGACTGGGGACAGGTTGGAAGTGTGatgggtgggggggtgggaggCATGGGCCGGGGGCAGTTCTCTCCTCACTTGTAAACTTGtgtagtttcacagaaaaaaaacaaaatgcagttttaaataaagaaatttcttttttccctgggtttagttgagaatttttttcaaaaaacatgagaaaccccagaaaaaaaaatgattttctttcacGAAGCTCCAAACAGGTTTCTCTCCTGTTCCCCAACCTTGCCTTCAGGATGCAGGCCCAATTGCACCCTTGCAAACAACAGTCTGGCCTGAACCCTATTGATGCAACCTTGCCCAATCAAGATGGGGATCCAGTGGGTCACCAGGCAGCCCTGATGGACCGATGGAATAAATAGGATCAGGGGCTCTGAGGGAATGAGACCCTAGAGGGTACACTCCCCATCCCCCAGGGAAGTGACTGTACCCAGAGGCTGGTAGTGCCCAGGGGTGGAGTGATAATTATTTCTCTAGTACCTGAAGGACTCTTGTCCCAAAGGCATGAATTCCTAGCATTCCCTGTGAAAAGACTACTGAAAGATGGGGGCTGGAGAGAGGGTGCAGGCCCCACCTAGGGCGGAGGCCACAGCAGGGAGAGGGACAGACAGAGCCAGGAGCCTGGAAGGAAGCAGGATGGCAGCCGGAACAGCGGTTGGAGCCTGGGTGCTGGTCCTCAGTCTGTGGGGTGagccactccccccaccccactgacCCTCCCTGCAGAAAGCACTTTAACCCCACACCCCAATCGTCCTAGAACTTTTCCCAGAACCCGAGGAACTGCTTTTCAAGGTCCCTCACCCACCCTGTCCAAATTTTGTTAGCCCTCATTCCCTTCCTGCCCCTCTACCATGGTGCTATCTCCCAGGGGcagtagtaggtgctcaaaacaTCACAGCCCGGATCGGCGAGCCACTGGTGCTGAAGTGTAAGGGGGCCCCCAAGAAACCACCCCAGCAGCTGGAATGGAAACTGGTAAGCGGGGCTCCTGTTGCAGCCTCCCAACTTCCAGGGAGACCAGCAATGATTTGGATCCCCGTCACTCTGCCTCACAGTCCTTTCCCAAAGGCCTTGCACTGTTTAGGCCCCGCTTCTCTGCTTCTAGAACACAGGCCGGACAGAAGCTTGGAAGGTCCTGTCTCCCCAGGGAGGAGGCCCCTGGGATAGTGTGGCTCGTGTCCTTCCCAACGGCTCCCTCTTCCTTCCGGCTGTCGGGATCCAGGATGAGGGGATTTTCCGGTGCCAGGCAATGAACAGGAATGGAAAGGAGACCAAGTCCAACTACCGAGTCCGTGTCTACCGTAAGAATTCCAGGGTCTTCTCCAAGGTCCCCCTCTTATCTAAGAAAAAGCCTTCAACCCCAGCCTTGGCCCATGAGGGCCTCTGACTTCCACTGGCCCCATTTCCACACACACAGTTTGAGAACCTTCACAATTACAGCCTCTGACTGGATTTTTCCTCCTTCAGAGATTCCTGGGAAGCCAAAAATTGTAGATTCTGCCTCTGAACTCACGGCTGGTGTTCCCAATAAGGTAGTGGAAGAAAGCAGAAGTAGAAAACGGTCCTGTGAACAGGAGGCGAGTGTGTGTGGATGTGGGTGTGTGGCATCTCTCATTTCCAAAGGATCCTGAGGTCACCACTCTTTCCCCAGGTGGGGACATGTGTGTCAGAGGGAAGCTACCCTGCAGGGACTCTTAGCTGGCACTTGGATGGGAAGTCCCTGGTGCCTAATGAGAAGGGTGAGTCCTAAGGTGCCCCCCAAGCTGCCTTCTCCCTGATCTCACTCCCACACCCACCCTGGGATAATTTGTCTCATCCTCCCATCATAGGAGTATCTGTGAAGGAACAGACCAGGAGACACCCTGAGACAGGGCTCTTCACACTGCATTCGGAGCTAATGGTGACCCCAGCCCGGGGAGGAGATCCCCATCCCACCTTCTCCTGTAGCTTCAGCCCAGGCCTTCCCCGACGCCGGGCCTTGCACACAGCCCCCATCCAGCCCCGTGTCTGGGGTGAGCAGAGGTGGGGAGGGCCCCAAGCTCACGTGAGCACATTCTGGAAGTCTGACCCTTAGGGAAACAGGGAGTCAAGCCCGTGGCCACTGGGATCACTCACAAGTGTAACTCTCCACCTCATAACCCTTCCAACTCCCAGAGCCTGTGCCTCTGGAGGAGGTCCAATTGGTGGTGGAGCCAGAAGGTGGAGCAGTAGCTCCTGGTGGAACCGTAACCCTGACCTGTGAGGTCCCTGCCCAGCCCTCTCCTCAAATTAACTGGATGAAGGATGTGAGTGACCTGGAGAGAGGGGCTGGGAGGTAGGGTGAACCATAACTAGCAACAGGGAGGGTGGAGGGCTAACGAGGGAAAGGCAGGCTAGGCGCTGAGAAAGAGAGGGTATCTGAAGATGTGGAGACAAAAAGACAAGGGTTTTGAAATagtctcctctccccttcccccaccagggTGTGCCCTTGCCCCTTCCCCCCAGCCCTGTGCTGATCCTCCCTGAGATAGGGCCTCAGGACCAGGGAACCTACAGCTGTGTGGCCACCCATCCCAGCCACGGGCCCCAGGAAAGCCGTGCtgtcagcatcagcatcatcggTGAGACCTCTCCCCCAGCCCTACAGACCCAGGGACTAGGGTGCAGGACAGCACAGGCTCTAATTTCCTGCCCCATTCTGACCTTATCCCCAAGAGCCACCCCACCTCTCCCTCCGTGCACCCACACCCAagcctcccctgccccacccaaaTTCTGCCAAGAGAGCAGCCAagcctctcccttcttccctctgaactaaaaaaaggtaaagatggctgggtgcagtggctcacgcctgtaatcccaacactttgggaggctgaggctgaggctgaggctgaggcgggcagatcacctgaggtagggagttcgagaccagcctgaccaacatggagaaaccccgtttctactaaaaatacaaaattagccaggcgtggtggcgcatgcctgtaatcccagctacttgggaggctgaggcaggagaattgtttgaatccaggaggcgtagattgcggtgagccaagatcgcaccattgcatgccagcctgggcaacaaaagcgaaactccacctcaaaaaaaaagggaaagactCCACTGGGGCTCCCACTAAATAACCCTCTCTCAACCCGAAGTCTTCTTTCTGACTGAATCCAACTTTGTCTTCCAGAACCAGGCGAGGAGGGGCCAACTGCAGGTGAGGGGTTTGATAAAGTCAGGGAAGGAGAAGATAGCCCCCAACACATGTGACTGGGGGGATGGTCAACAAGAAAGGAATGGTGAGTGGTGGGGGCTGTGCTCTCAATTTTCCCTGTCTCCATACAGGCTCTGTGGGAGGATCAGGGCTAGGAACTCTAGCCCTGGCCCTGGGGATCCTGGGAGGCCTGGGGACAGCCGCCCTGCTCATTGGGGTCATCTTGTGGCAAAGGCGGCGACGCCAAGGAGAGGAGAGGTGAGTGGAGAAAGCCAGACCCCTCAGACCTAGGGCTTCCAGGCAGCAAGCGaagaggggtggggggtggaacAACAACGTGCAGCATTCTCCCCAATCTTCCTCCTCAGGAAGGCCCCAGAaaaccaggaggaagaggaggagcgtGCAGAACTGAATCAGTcggaggaacctgaggcaggcgAGAGTAGTACTGGAGGGCCTTGAGGGGCCCACAGACAGATCCCATCCATCAgctccctttctttttcccttgaaCTGTTCTGGCCCCAGACCAACTCTCTCCTGTATAATCTCTCTCCTGTGTAACCCCACCTTGCCAAGCTTTCTTCTACAACCAGAGCCCCCCACAATGATGGTTAAACATCTGACACATCTTGctcttgtgtgtctgtgtgtgtgtgtgtgtgtgtgagacacaaCCTCACCCCTACACCCTTGAGGGCCCTGAAGGAAAAGGACTCACCCCCACACTTCCCCATACTACACCAAACATCTACTCAAGTTGAGGAGAAGTGCTTCTGTCGGGGGAGGGGGTGAACTTGGGAAGAGATCCCATCAAtatatttcaccttttttttttattgaatttgtattAAAGGAGGTAGTGAGGGGGAGGAAGCACTTAAGAGTCAGAATCCATATTAGACTCTGGGGagtgaaaaattaaattaaatcaataagATGGGGAGTGGGGGAAGAGTCAGAGGGAACTTTGCCCACCTTTCAAGATCAAATCAAGAAATCAGGGAAGGCAAAGACTTAGGAGAGGAGAAAGACATTCTCTCAATCCATCCTCCATCCCCAGGGCAGAGAATTACAACGTTACCGAGTGAGCCTCTGAGCAGAAGGCTCTCGATCTATGCACAGACTTCACTCCTCCTCCCCAGGCCTTCCTGGAGAATGTCCAGGGCTGGCCTTAGCCAACAGAAATAGAGGGGTCAAGGGGGTCCAGGAGTAAGGAAGGGTCGGCAGGGACCCCCAATACTGATTCTCCTCTGGCTGGAGGTGGGCAGGAAGGAGACATAGCTCAAATACTGAGcagccaaaaaaagaagaagatggcGAGAAACAGGAAGAGGGAATCCTGCCAGCTGGAGGCCGGGTGACCCTGTCCCAGATCCACACCTGTGGGAGAGAGGAAAGCTGTGGAAGCATATGCTCCTAGGCTTGGAGGGGGCCTGAGGGGATTCACAGGGCTCCCTGATGGGAGCTGAGTGTGACTCTTACCTGTACCCCGGCGGAAAGGCTCATGGGCATTGAAGACGGTGGTGaaaaagccaaagggaaaagcacCAACACCAAATGAGAAGTGGAAGCCCCCGGTATCACCAAATGGCTGGAATCCCTAGGGAGGCAGAAAAAGTCAGATGGGAAACCGGCAAATCTGTCAAGGAAGGGACACAACTGGACAAGAAGACTCACCCCTCTGCTCTCTGGAGCTGGTCTCTGGCCCTGGGGGCGGGGTGGAGTTTTTAAtctgaggaagaggagagagaaagttaACAGGGAATTTTCTCCTCTCATCTTCCGCACAGTTTTACACGGGGAGAAGCCTTCAATCTTCCCTAAGCAACACCTCCAGTCTCTCACCTGGGATCCTGGGGCTTCTGGCTCCCTCGCCCATAAAGCGGGACAACCTTCTCTCTGCTGATCCCAGCTTTACATACC
The window above is part of the Symphalangus syndactylus isolate Jambi chromosome 23, NHGRI_mSymSyn1-v2.1_pri, whole genome shotgun sequence genome. Proteins encoded here:
- the AGER gene encoding advanced glycosylation end product-specific receptor isoform X2, with translation MGAGERVQAPPRAEATAGRGTDRARSLEGSRMAAGTAVGAWVLVLSLWGAVVGAQNITARIGEPLVLKCKGAPKKPPQQLEWKLNTGRTEAWKVLSPQGGGPWDSVARVLPNGSLFLPAVGIQDEGIFRCQAMNRNGKETKSNYRVRVYQIPGKPKIVDSASELTAGVPNKVGTCVSEGSYPAGTLSWHLDGKSLVPNEKGVSVKEQTRRHPETGLFTLHSELMVTPARGGDPHPTFSCSFSPGLPRRRALHTAPIQPRVWEPVPLEEVQLVVEPEGGAVAPGGTVTLTCEVPAQPSPQINWMKDGVPLPLPPSPVLILPEIGPQDQGTYSCVATHPSHGPQESRAVSISIIEPGEEGPTAGSVGGSGLGTLALALGILGGLGTAALLIGVILWQRRRRQGEERKAPENQEEEEERAELNQSEEPEAGESSTGGP
- the AGER gene encoding advanced glycosylation end product-specific receptor isoform X6, encoding MGAGERVQAPPRAEATAGRGTDRARSLEGSRMAAGTAVGAWVLVLSLWGAVVGAQNITARIGEPLVLKCKGAPKKPPQQLEWKLNTGRTEAWKVLSPQGGGPWDSVARVLPNGSLFLPAVGIQDEGIFRCQAMNRNGKETKSNYRVRVYQIPGKPKIVDSASELTAGVPNKVGTCVSEGSYPAGTLSWHLDGKSLVPNEKGVSVKEQTRRHPETGLFTLHSELMVTPARGGDPHPTFSCSFSPGLPRRRALHTAPIQPRVWEPVPLEEVQLVVEPEGGAVAPGGTVTLTCEVPAQPSPQINWMKDGLRTREPTAVWPPIPATGPRKAVLSASASSNQARRGQLQVRGLIKSGKEKIAPNTCDWGDGQQERNGRPQKTRRKRRSVQN
- the AGER gene encoding advanced glycosylation end product-specific receptor isoform X8, whose product is MGAGERVQAPPRAEATAGRGTDRARSLEGSRMAAGTAVGAWVLVLSLWGAVVGAQNITARIGEPLVLKCKGAPKKPPQQLEWKLNTGRTEAWKVLSPQGGGPWDSVARVLPNGSLFLPAVGIQDEGIFRCQAMNRNGKETKSNYRVRVYQIPGKPKIVDSASELTAGVPNKVGTCVSEGSYPAGTLSWHLDGKSLVPNEKGVSVKEQTRRHPETGLFTLHSELMVTPARGGDPHPTFSCSFSPGLPRRRALHTAPIQPRVWEPVPLEEVQLVVEPEGGAVAPGGTVTLTCEVPAQPSPQINWMKDNQARRGQLQVRGLIKSGKEKIAPNTCDWGDGQQERNGRPQKTRRKRRSVQN
- the AGER gene encoding advanced glycosylation end product-specific receptor isoform X7, which gives rise to MGAGERVQAPPRAEATAGRGTDRARSLEGSRMAAGTAVGAWVLVLSLWGAVVGAQNITARIGEPLVLKCKGAPKKPPQQLEWKLGGGPWDSVARVLPNGSLFLPAVGIQDEGIFRCQAMNRNGKETKSNYRVRVYQIPGKPKIVDSASELTAGVPNKVGTCVSEGSYPAGTLSWHLDGKSLVPNEKGVSVKEQTRRHPETGLFTLHSELMVTPARGGDPHPTFSCSFSPGLPRRRALHTAPIQPRVWEPVPLEEVQLVVEPEGGAVAPGGTVTLTCEVPAQPSPQINWMKDVSDLERGAGRTRRGGANCRLCGRIRARNSSPGPGDPGRPGDSRPAHWGHLVAKAATPRRGEEGPRKPGGRGGACRTESVGGT
- the AGER gene encoding advanced glycosylation end product-specific receptor isoform X1 gives rise to the protein MGAGERVQAPPRAEATAGRGTDRARSLEGSRMAAGTAVGAWVLVLSLWGAVVGAQNITARIGEPLVLKCKGAPKKPPQQLEWKLNTGRTEAWKVLSPQGGGPWDSVARVLPNGSLFLPAVGIQDEGIFRCQAMNRNGKETKSNYRVRVYQIPGKPKIVDSASELTAGVPNKVVEESRSRKRSCEQEVGTCVSEGSYPAGTLSWHLDGKSLVPNEKGVSVKEQTRRHPETGLFTLHSELMVTPARGGDPHPTFSCSFSPGLPRRRALHTAPIQPRVWEPVPLEEVQLVVEPEGGAVAPGGTVTLTCEVPAQPSPQINWMKDGVPLPLPPSPVLILPEIGPQDQGTYSCVATHPSHGPQESRAVSISIIEPGEEGPTAGSVGGSGLGTLALALGILGGLGTAALLIGVILWQRRRRQGEERKAPENQEEEEERAELNQSEEPEAGESSTGGP